In one Hyphomicrobium sp. 99 genomic region, the following are encoded:
- a CDS encoding Ppx/GppA family phosphatase, giving the protein MTRWKELSGANERTAEMEPIGVVDIGSNSVRLVVYEGAVRAPTPVFNEKILCGLGRSVATTGSLGSEAVERTLSALARFRVIAQILSVKNLKVIATAAVRDAQNGRDFIEKGELAIGAKIEVLSGEKEARLAAQGIWMGFVDADGVAGDLGGGSLELIDLEQYKLKEAATLPLGGLRLIDTTGNKIERAIDVIDNALASLPWIRNGAGRTFYAVGGTWRSLAKMQMDRVDYPLRVMQGYRLMTREALDLCEQFRKAKKPLDLPGITGVARARREVLPFGALVLERLLRLMEPRQVVFSVFGIREGLIYSLLPPLEQARDPLISFCEDYAALRSRSLAHAFELCDWTDQLFADPAQEETADERRLRHAACLLSDVGWRAHPDYRGEQSVNTIAHAGLGGVDHQGRIFLALSVFHRHETSEDNGQHLSDRLRSLVSKRVQRRARIVGAAIRAAHMLSIGMAGVIDQTPLSYEDGTLVLTIPAAYAALDGERLRRRFETLAALVGKRPEIRITR; this is encoded by the coding sequence TTGACACGGTGGAAAGAACTCTCGGGCGCAAACGAGCGTACCGCGGAAATGGAACCTATCGGCGTTGTCGATATCGGTTCGAACTCCGTGCGTCTCGTCGTCTATGAAGGCGCGGTTCGCGCGCCCACTCCCGTATTCAACGAAAAGATTCTGTGCGGCCTTGGCCGCTCGGTCGCGACCACTGGCAGCCTCGGCAGCGAAGCTGTGGAGCGCACCCTGTCGGCGCTCGCGCGCTTCCGCGTGATCGCGCAGATTCTCAGCGTCAAAAATCTCAAGGTCATCGCCACGGCAGCCGTTCGCGACGCGCAAAACGGCCGGGACTTCATCGAAAAGGGCGAGCTGGCCATCGGCGCCAAGATCGAGGTTCTATCCGGCGAGAAGGAAGCGCGCCTCGCCGCACAGGGTATCTGGATGGGCTTCGTCGACGCTGACGGCGTCGCGGGCGATCTCGGTGGCGGCAGCCTCGAGCTGATCGATCTGGAACAGTATAAGTTGAAGGAAGCTGCCACGCTTCCTCTCGGCGGTTTGCGGCTCATCGATACGACCGGCAACAAAATCGAGCGCGCGATTGATGTCATCGATAACGCGCTGGCGAGCCTGCCGTGGATAAGAAACGGCGCCGGCCGCACATTCTACGCGGTCGGCGGTACATGGCGTTCGCTCGCCAAGATGCAAATGGATCGCGTCGATTATCCGTTGCGCGTGATGCAGGGCTACCGCCTGATGACTCGCGAAGCGCTCGACCTATGCGAGCAATTTCGCAAAGCCAAAAAGCCGCTCGACCTCCCGGGCATCACCGGTGTCGCCAGGGCACGCCGCGAGGTACTGCCGTTTGGCGCGCTCGTTCTCGAACGGCTGCTTCGCCTGATGGAGCCGCGTCAGGTCGTATTCTCCGTCTTCGGAATTCGTGAAGGGCTGATCTACAGTCTCCTGCCGCCGCTGGAGCAGGCCCGCGATCCACTGATTAGTTTCTGCGAAGATTACGCCGCCCTGCGGTCGAGATCGCTCGCCCACGCTTTCGAGCTTTGCGACTGGACCGATCAGCTCTTCGCGGATCCCGCTCAGGAGGAGACAGCCGACGAGCGCCGCCTCCGCCACGCCGCCTGTCTGCTTTCCGACGTCGGCTGGCGGGCTCATCCGGATTATCGCGGCGAGCAGAGCGTCAACACGATCGCCCATGCCGGCCTCGGCGGGGTCGATCATCAGGGCCGCATCTTCCTCGCCCTCTCCGTTTTCCATCGCCATGAAACATCGGAGGATAACGGCCAGCATCTGTCGGACAGGCTGCGCAGCCTGGTCAGCAAACGGGTCCAGCGCCGGGCGAGGATCGTTGGCGCCGCGATCAGGGCTGCCCATATGCTTTCCATCGGAATGGCCGGTGTCATCGACCAAACGCCGCTTAGTTATGAAGACGGCACCCTTGTGTTGACGATTCCGGCAGCCTACGCAGCCTTGGACGGGGAGAGGTTGCGCCGCCGATTCGAGACGCTTGCGGCTTTGGTCGGCAAAAGGCCGGAAATCCGAATTACCCGTTGA
- a CDS encoding DnaJ C-terminal domain-containing protein encodes MAEDLYEILGVSRGATEDEIRAAFRKAAKANHPDVNPNNAGAAERFKKITAANDILSDPEKRRQYDAGEIDAKGDIRRPQWNRAAGAQRGPYSARGFEGRPGASGFEDFSFSDIFSDVFGSGGGGRRASQGFAPRGQDLRYSLEVDFLEAVLGAKKRVTLPDGGVLDLTVPEGVMDGQTLRLKGKGTPGGPGSEAGDALVEIKVRPHADFKRDGDDILLELPITIDEAVLGGRVEVPTPTGRVQLNIPKGSSSGKTFRLKGKGVRGKNGAHGDQLVTVKIVLPQEIDDSLSYFFSEWRQKHAYDPGRK; translated from the coding sequence ATGGCCGAAGACCTTTACGAAATTCTCGGCGTCTCGCGGGGAGCCACCGAGGACGAGATTCGTGCGGCATTTCGTAAGGCGGCCAAAGCCAATCATCCCGACGTCAACCCGAACAATGCCGGCGCCGCCGAGCGTTTCAAGAAAATAACCGCCGCCAACGATATCCTGAGCGACCCCGAAAAACGCCGCCAGTACGACGCTGGCGAGATTGACGCCAAGGGCGACATACGCCGCCCGCAGTGGAATAGGGCGGCAGGAGCGCAGCGCGGTCCATACTCGGCAAGAGGCTTCGAAGGCCGCCCCGGTGCAAGCGGCTTCGAGGATTTCAGCTTTTCCGACATTTTTTCCGATGTCTTTGGATCAGGCGGCGGCGGCCGCCGCGCAAGCCAGGGCTTCGCGCCCCGTGGCCAGGATCTGCGCTATTCGCTCGAGGTCGATTTTCTCGAGGCCGTACTAGGCGCCAAAAAGCGCGTGACACTGCCCGATGGCGGCGTGCTCGACCTCACAGTGCCCGAAGGCGTGATGGACGGCCAGACGCTGCGCCTGAAAGGCAAAGGCACACCCGGAGGCCCGGGTTCCGAGGCGGGAGACGCGCTGGTCGAAATCAAGGTGCGTCCGCACGCTGACTTCAAGCGCGACGGCGACGATATTCTTCTCGAACTGCCCATTACGATCGACGAAGCGGTCCTCGGAGGCCGCGTCGAAGTCCCGACACCGACGGGCCGGGTGCAGCTCAATATTCCGAAGGGAAGCAGTTCAGGAAAGACGTTCCGCCTCAAAGGCAAGGGCGTTCGCGGCAAGAACGGCGCGCACGGCGATCAGCTGGTAACCGTCAAGATCGTACTGCCGCAGGAGATCGACGATAGCCTGTCGTACTTCTTCTCCGAATGGCGCCAAAAACACGCCTACGACCCCGGCCGGAAGTAG
- the rnd gene encoding ribonuclease D, with the protein MRMITTTSELSALCEVLAKSEYVAVDTEFLREQTFWPLLCLIQLAGPEAEAVVDPLSPGLDLAPFYQLMADTAVVKVFHAARQDIEIIFLKSGIVPTPVFDSQVAAMVCGYGDSISYVNLVKKTTSVDLDKSSRFTDWSRRPLSEKQLDYALADVTHLRDVYQRLKQTLEKTGRTPWLQEEMHVLTSPATYDAKPENAWQRLKLRVKGRKSLAVLIELAAWRERLAQSLDVPRGRVLRDDALYDIANQLPASADSLGQLRTLSDGFARSQRAKEIVDVVKAGLARDPKTLPKIERNEALSAEASATLELLKVLLKAAAAEHGVAPRIIADSDDLEALATSDEADILALQGWRRTLFGDAALKLKRGELALTLVDGEVRAVPAAR; encoded by the coding sequence ATGCGAATGATCACGACCACGTCAGAACTGTCGGCCCTTTGCGAGGTGCTGGCAAAAAGTGAATATGTTGCAGTTGACACCGAATTTCTGCGCGAGCAGACGTTCTGGCCGCTGCTTTGCCTTATCCAGCTCGCTGGGCCGGAAGCCGAGGCTGTGGTCGACCCGCTCAGTCCGGGTCTCGATCTCGCGCCCTTCTACCAGCTGATGGCTGATACCGCGGTCGTCAAGGTGTTCCACGCGGCGCGGCAGGATATCGAGATCATCTTCCTGAAGTCGGGGATCGTGCCCACGCCCGTGTTCGATTCGCAGGTCGCGGCGATGGTCTGCGGCTATGGCGACAGCATCAGCTACGTGAACCTCGTCAAGAAGACGACCTCCGTCGATCTCGACAAAAGCTCGCGCTTTACCGATTGGAGCCGCCGGCCGCTTTCGGAAAAGCAGCTCGACTATGCGCTCGCCGACGTGACGCATCTCCGAGACGTCTACCAGCGCCTGAAGCAGACGCTGGAGAAGACCGGCCGTACGCCGTGGCTGCAGGAAGAGATGCACGTTCTCACGAGCCCCGCGACCTACGACGCGAAGCCGGAAAACGCCTGGCAGCGGCTCAAGCTTCGCGTGAAGGGACGGAAATCGCTGGCGGTCCTGATCGAGCTTGCGGCCTGGCGCGAGCGTCTGGCGCAATCGCTCGACGTGCCGCGCGGACGCGTCCTCAGGGATGATGCCTTGTACGACATCGCCAACCAGCTTCCGGCGAGCGCTGATTCGCTCGGCCAGCTTCGGACGCTTTCAGACGGCTTCGCCCGATCGCAGCGGGCCAAGGAAATCGTCGACGTCGTCAAGGCGGGTCTGGCGCGCGATCCCAAGACGTTGCCGAAAATCGAGCGCAACGAAGCGCTTTCGGCTGAAGCGAGCGCCACGCTCGAATTGCTGAAGGTGCTTTTGAAGGCTGCTGCAGCGGAGCATGGCGTCGCGCCCCGTATCATCGCGGACAGCGACGATCTCGAAGCGCTTGCAACGTCTGATGAAGCCGACATCCTGGCCCTCCAGGGCTGGCGGCGGACGCTCTTCGGCGATGCGGCTTTGAAGCTCAAGCGCGGCGAACTGGCCCTGACGCTCGTCGATGGCGAAGTTCGCGCGGTACCTGCCGCTAGATAG
- the aspS gene encoding aspartate--tRNA ligase — MHRYRSHTCGALRKSDVGSHVRLSGWVHRVRDHGGVLFIDLRDHYGLTQVVADPDSPAFKTAETLRSEWVVRIDGKVRDRPEGTTNSDLPTGEIELYATEIEVLSAAKELPVPVFGEPEYPEDLRLQYRFLDLRRETLHSIIMKRLEITRSMRRRMHDEGFNEFPTPILTASSPEGARDFLVPSRIHAGKFYALPQAPQQYKQLLMVSGFDRYFQIAPCFRDEDPRADRLPGEFYQLDVEMSFVEQEDVFATMEPVITGLFEEFAEGKPVTKNWPRIPYDTAIAKYGSDKPDLRNPIEMADVTEHFRGSGFKVFAGMIEKDPKARIWAIPAPTGGSRAFCDRMNSWAQGEGQPGLGYIFWREGEEGGAGPVAKNIGPERATAIKSQLGLKEGDAVFFVAGNPANFYKFAGLARDRVGQELKLIDENQFALAWIVDFPFYEWNEEEKKIDFSHNPFSMPQGGGEALDAATTTEEQLKLKAYQYDIVCNGYEIASGGIRNHRPDAMIKAFGIAGLGPEVVEQRFGGLFRAFQYGAPPHGGMAAGLERIVMLLTGCKTVREVALFPMNQQAADLLMGAPSEAAPKQLRELSIRVAAPEKKA, encoded by the coding sequence CTGCATCGTTATCGCTCGCACACATGCGGCGCCCTCCGAAAGAGTGACGTCGGTTCACACGTGCGGCTTTCTGGCTGGGTGCATCGCGTCCGCGACCACGGCGGCGTGCTCTTCATCGATTTGCGCGATCACTATGGCCTGACTCAGGTTGTCGCAGACCCGGACAGCCCCGCCTTCAAAACGGCCGAGACCCTCAGGTCGGAATGGGTCGTCCGCATCGATGGCAAGGTCCGCGACCGGCCCGAAGGCACGACGAATTCCGATCTCCCGACGGGCGAAATCGAGCTTTACGCAACCGAGATCGAAGTTTTGTCGGCTGCGAAGGAACTGCCCGTTCCGGTCTTCGGCGAGCCCGAATACCCGGAAGATCTGCGGCTACAGTACCGCTTCCTCGATCTCCGCCGCGAGACGCTGCATTCGATCATCATGAAGCGGCTCGAGATCACGCGCTCGATGCGCCGCCGCATGCACGACGAAGGCTTCAACGAATTCCCGACGCCGATCCTGACGGCCTCGAGCCCGGAAGGCGCACGCGACTTCCTGGTGCCGAGCCGCATCCACGCTGGGAAATTCTACGCACTCCCGCAGGCACCTCAGCAGTATAAGCAACTCTTGATGGTCTCGGGCTTCGACCGCTATTTCCAGATCGCGCCCTGCTTCCGCGATGAAGACCCGCGCGCCGATCGCTTGCCGGGCGAATTCTACCAGCTCGACGTCGAGATGAGCTTCGTCGAGCAGGAAGACGTCTTCGCGACGATGGAGCCGGTCATCACGGGCCTCTTCGAAGAGTTCGCTGAAGGCAAGCCGGTGACGAAGAACTGGCCCCGCATTCCCTACGACACGGCAATCGCGAAATACGGTTCCGACAAGCCGGATCTGCGCAACCCGATCGAGATGGCCGACGTCACGGAGCACTTCCGTGGCTCGGGCTTCAAGGTCTTCGCCGGCATGATCGAGAAGGATCCGAAGGCGCGCATCTGGGCCATCCCCGCGCCGACGGGCGGCAGCCGCGCCTTTTGCGACCGCATGAATTCATGGGCGCAAGGCGAAGGCCAGCCGGGCCTCGGCTACATCTTCTGGCGTGAAGGCGAAGAAGGCGGAGCTGGACCGGTCGCGAAAAACATCGGACCGGAACGCGCGACCGCAATCAAATCGCAGCTCGGCCTTAAAGAGGGCGACGCCGTATTCTTCGTCGCGGGCAACCCGGCCAACTTCTACAAGTTCGCAGGATTGGCGCGCGACCGCGTCGGCCAAGAGCTGAAGCTCATCGACGAGAACCAGTTCGCGCTCGCTTGGATCGTCGACTTCCCGTTCTACGAATGGAACGAGGAAGAGAAGAAGATCGACTTCTCGCACAACCCGTTCTCCATGCCGCAAGGCGGCGGAGAGGCGCTCGACGCGGCGACGACGACCGAAGAGCAGCTGAAGCTCAAAGCCTACCAGTACGACATCGTCTGCAACGGCTACGAGATCGCATCCGGTGGCATTCGTAACCACAGACCGGACGCCATGATCAAAGCCTTCGGCATCGCGGGCCTCGGACCCGAAGTCGTCGAGCAGCGCTTCGGCGGCCTCTTCCGTGCCTTCCAGTATGGCGCGCCTCCGCACGGCGGCATGGCTGCCGGTCTCGAGCGCATCGTCATGCTGCTGACGGGCTGCAAGACCGTTCGCGAAGTGGCGCTCTTCCCGATGAACCAGCAGGCCGCCGATCTGCTGATGGGCGCACCGAGCGAAGCCGCGCCAAAGCAGCTCCGCGAACTCTCCATCCGCGTCGCTGCGCCGGAGAAGAAGGCTTAA
- the panE gene encoding 2-dehydropantoate 2-reductase has protein sequence MRILFLGAGATGGYFGGRLAKAGGDVTFLVRPKRRDQLIRDGIKIESPVGNLTTPVKAITREEISAPYDAVILSSKAYDLSDAIETIRPAVGENTLVLPLLNGLKHLEALDDAFGAPRVLGGMCQISVTLTDDGTIQHFGPFAAVTLGPRLAEQKTASAKLHDVLAKGFDARYSDDVIAAMWGKWFFIAALASSTCLMRATVGEINRTENGREFLANIVSECVAIATANGYPPEQAMLEFTKSLMSDSNSKISASMLRDIERGGRIEAEQIVGDIVRRGRAQNVATPLLETALIHLQAYENRFTPSEPVSR, from the coding sequence ATGCGAATTCTCTTTCTCGGTGCCGGGGCAACCGGCGGCTATTTCGGCGGACGGCTGGCGAAGGCCGGCGGCGATGTGACGTTTCTCGTTCGGCCGAAACGCCGCGATCAGCTCATCCGCGATGGCATCAAGATCGAAAGTCCCGTGGGGAATTTGACGACGCCCGTAAAGGCGATCACGCGCGAGGAAATCTCCGCTCCTTACGACGCCGTTATTCTAAGCTCGAAGGCTTACGACCTGAGCGATGCTATCGAAACGATACGGCCCGCAGTCGGCGAAAACACTTTGGTTTTGCCATTGCTCAACGGCTTGAAGCATCTTGAAGCGCTCGACGATGCATTCGGTGCCCCACGCGTCCTCGGAGGCATGTGCCAGATCAGCGTCACGTTGACTGACGACGGCACGATCCAGCACTTCGGGCCGTTCGCGGCTGTCACCCTCGGGCCGAGACTCGCCGAACAAAAGACCGCGTCGGCAAAGCTCCACGATGTGCTCGCGAAAGGCTTCGATGCGCGTTACTCCGACGACGTCATCGCCGCGATGTGGGGCAAGTGGTTTTTCATAGCCGCGCTCGCATCGTCCACGTGCCTGATGCGCGCGACCGTCGGCGAGATCAATCGCACCGAAAATGGCCGCGAATTCCTGGCGAATATCGTGAGCGAATGTGTGGCCATCGCCACCGCGAACGGCTATCCGCCGGAGCAGGCGATGCTCGAATTCACGAAGTCCTTGATGAGCGACTCAAACTCCAAGATTTCGGCGTCCATGCTTCGCGACATCGAACGTGGCGGCCGGATCGAAGCCGAACAAATCGTAGGCGACATCGTCCGTCGAGGCCGAGCGCAGAACGTCGCGACTCCGCTTCTCGAAACGGCCTTGATACATCTACAAGCTTATGAGAACCGGTTTACGCCGAGTGAGCCCGTCAGCCGCTGA
- a CDS encoding thioredoxin family protein, which produces MIRPLVCAVLLLAVLPFAALARTANHAGDWNGAEINWRDARSGIYEASKTRRPVLMVFHATWCSFCKRFRKVFKDPAVVAASRDFVMILADADTEKELNGALSPDGTYVPRTLFIDPDGNVSDKLVGSDPQYPHSLDVESPAELLSLMKKARHVFDMAPVSSPAAGADPI; this is translated from the coding sequence ATGATCCGTCCACTTGTCTGCGCCGTGCTGTTGTTGGCCGTGCTCCCCTTTGCCGCCCTCGCACGGACGGCGAACCACGCGGGCGATTGGAACGGCGCCGAGATCAACTGGCGCGACGCGCGTTCGGGCATCTATGAAGCGTCGAAAACCCGCCGCCCCGTTTTGATGGTCTTCCACGCGACGTGGTGCTCTTTCTGCAAGCGCTTCCGGAAAGTCTTCAAAGATCCCGCTGTTGTCGCCGCCTCGCGCGATTTCGTCATGATCCTCGCAGACGCGGACACCGAGAAGGAGCTCAATGGCGCCCTCTCGCCTGACGGGACCTACGTGCCGCGCACGCTTTTCATCGATCCCGACGGCAACGTCTCCGACAAGCTCGTTGGCTCGGACCCGCAATATCCGCATTCGCTGGATGTCGAATCGCCGGCCGAGCTTCTCTCTCTGATGAAGAAAGCTCGCCACGTATTCGATATGGCTCCCGTGTCGTCACCGGCAGCGGGCGCAGACCCGATCTGA
- the secD gene encoding protein translocase subunit SecD, whose protein sequence is MFRFSRLKSALIIGVCLLGILLSVPNFLRPGTLPAWMPQRTVNLGLDLQGGSYLVLEVDTKTVVKERLLSMRAEIRQALIKAHVPTQGIAGTDQAVRVTLASESDAGAAQKALAEIINENSGDVGSARLVDLKVDGNQLNLQLSSAGVAGMISKATEQSISIVRRRIDEVGVNEPVVARQGQDRILVELPGVSDPDRIKRLLGSTAKMTFHLVAPEGSQVDSETELLPRAENGGDEGRVLVRRHIEVDGANLTKASAGQDSRTGEWVVNFGLDGVGAKRFAEVSTHHVGEPFAIVLDGKVISAPVIREPILGGQGQISGNFSAQGANDLSVLLRAGALPAPLTAVEERSVGPSLGAESIRAGLMAVGVGFFLVVAFVIAIYGRFGIFAAIALLANLMLTLAGLSLLGATLTLPGIAGILLALGMAVDANILINERSREEARKAGGVVSALESGFRRAYRTIVDANATTLIKMLILFIFGAGVIRGFALTISMGIIISMFTAIVLVRLLTSYWLQNMRPKSLQIGTRWHLLPEGTSIPFMKARYSGLVVSAVLSLASIGLVFYPGLRMGVEFSGGVAVEARAPAPVDHSELRDKLSARGLGPVQVREFGSPTDVLVRFEPPKGDTEAQQAGIASIRENILQALPGAEIRRVDVVGPAIGSELLQDGLMALGLAAIAMFVYIAFRFEWPFAVGAIVTMFLDLTKTIGFFAITGFEFNLTSIAAILTIMGFSINDKIVVYDRVRENLSRFKRMPLHQLIDLSINETLTRTVATSIGLFLAIAPLALFGGPALHEFAIVLLFGLLLALSSSIFIAAPILLNLGERRYGTQRPVEVTLVGTNASDKRPSPDRTFEVQKHASLPRNRGR, encoded by the coding sequence ATGTTCCGTTTCTCGCGACTCAAATCCGCGCTGATCATCGGCGTTTGTTTGCTCGGCATACTCCTAAGCGTACCCAACTTTCTTAGGCCCGGTACGCTGCCCGCATGGATGCCGCAACGTACTGTGAACCTCGGTCTCGATCTGCAGGGCGGGTCGTATCTTGTCCTTGAGGTCGACACCAAGACCGTCGTGAAAGAGCGGTTGCTCAGCATGCGCGCTGAGATCCGGCAGGCGTTGATAAAGGCGCATGTGCCGACCCAAGGTATCGCTGGCACGGATCAGGCCGTCAGAGTGACGCTCGCAAGCGAGAGTGATGCGGGTGCAGCTCAGAAAGCTCTCGCCGAAATCATAAATGAAAACAGCGGCGACGTTGGCAGTGCACGCTTGGTCGACCTGAAGGTCGACGGAAACCAACTCAACCTGCAACTCTCATCGGCAGGTGTCGCCGGGATGATTTCCAAGGCGACCGAGCAGTCGATATCGATCGTCCGCCGCAGGATCGATGAAGTCGGCGTCAACGAGCCTGTCGTTGCCCGCCAAGGACAAGATCGCATTCTCGTGGAATTGCCGGGCGTGTCCGATCCTGACCGTATCAAACGCCTGCTCGGGTCGACAGCGAAAATGACGTTCCATCTTGTGGCGCCAGAGGGCTCGCAAGTCGATTCCGAGACGGAATTGTTGCCGCGCGCTGAGAATGGCGGCGATGAAGGACGTGTCCTTGTCCGCCGGCACATCGAAGTCGACGGCGCGAATCTGACGAAAGCAAGCGCAGGGCAGGACTCGCGGACAGGCGAGTGGGTCGTGAATTTCGGGCTCGACGGTGTCGGTGCCAAGCGCTTTGCCGAGGTCAGCACGCACCATGTCGGCGAACCCTTTGCTATTGTGCTCGATGGAAAGGTGATCAGCGCACCTGTCATCCGCGAGCCTATTCTTGGTGGTCAGGGCCAGATCAGCGGCAACTTTTCGGCGCAGGGTGCGAACGATCTTTCTGTTTTGTTGCGGGCCGGCGCCCTGCCGGCTCCGCTGACCGCCGTCGAGGAACGGTCGGTAGGTCCAAGCCTTGGGGCCGAGTCGATCCGAGCCGGCCTCATGGCGGTTGGCGTCGGATTCTTTTTGGTGGTCGCCTTCGTCATCGCGATCTATGGGCGCTTTGGCATCTTCGCCGCGATCGCTCTGCTCGCCAATCTAATGTTGACCCTCGCGGGCTTGTCGCTGCTCGGAGCGACACTCACCCTACCGGGCATCGCTGGCATCTTGCTTGCCCTCGGCATGGCCGTAGACGCCAATATCCTTATCAACGAGCGGAGCAGGGAAGAGGCGCGAAAAGCCGGCGGCGTTGTTTCAGCGCTCGAGAGCGGATTCCGCCGAGCCTATCGCACGATCGTCGACGCGAATGCGACGACACTTATCAAGATGCTGATCCTATTTATATTCGGTGCGGGCGTCATACGCGGCTTCGCTCTGACGATCAGCATGGGCATCATTATCTCGATGTTCACAGCGATCGTTCTCGTCCGGTTGCTGACGTCCTACTGGCTGCAAAATATGCGCCCCAAGTCGCTGCAGATTGGCACGCGCTGGCATCTGTTGCCTGAAGGCACCAGCATCCCATTCATGAAAGCTCGCTACTCGGGTCTTGTCGTATCGGCTGTGCTTAGTCTGGCTTCGATTGGGCTTGTGTTTTATCCGGGCCTCAGAATGGGCGTTGAATTCTCAGGCGGCGTTGCCGTCGAGGCGCGTGCTCCGGCTCCTGTCGATCATTCCGAGTTGCGCGACAAGCTAAGTGCGCGGGGATTGGGCCCCGTCCAGGTTCGCGAGTTCGGCTCGCCTACCGACGTGCTCGTGCGGTTTGAACCTCCCAAAGGCGATACCGAGGCGCAGCAGGCTGGCATCGCGTCTATTCGAGAGAACATCCTCCAGGCGTTGCCGGGAGCCGAAATCCGGCGCGTCGACGTCGTGGGGCCTGCGATCGGCAGCGAACTGCTGCAGGATGGCCTCATGGCTTTAGGCCTCGCCGCGATCGCGATGTTCGTCTACATCGCCTTCAGGTTCGAGTGGCCTTTCGCCGTCGGCGCCATTGTGACGATGTTTCTGGATCTGACGAAGACGATCGGCTTTTTCGCCATTACCGGCTTCGAGTTCAATCTGACCTCGATCGCAGCGATTCTGACCATCATGGGGTTCTCGATCAACGACAAGATCGTCGTCTACGACCGCGTGCGAGAGAACCTCTCTCGCTTTAAAAGAATGCCGCTGCATCAGTTGATTGATCTCAGCATCAACGAAACCCTCACGCGGACCGTGGCGACGTCCATCGGTCTCTTCCTGGCTATAGCTCCCCTGGCATTGTTCGGGGGCCCCGCGCTGCATGAATTCGCAATTGTTCTATTATTTGGACTGCTTCTCGCGCTGAGTTCCTCGATTTTTATCGCTGCTCCGATCCTTCTCAATTTGGGGGAGAGGCGCTACGGCACGCAAAGGCCCGTTGAGGTCACTCTGGTCGGCACCAACGCTTCTGACAAGCGTCCAAGTCCTGATCGGACATTCGAAGTCCAAAAGCACGCTTCGCTACCTCGGAATCGAGGTCGATGA
- a CDS encoding class I SAM-dependent methyltransferase → MLHIDDIKYTKLRSRRKALGSDTHELVNVPKIRSLNSSPEGQTASAYNYVGNDYTSYADGNVDKLNPEPAAAAHRFAHADTIVWQAVRSALDELRKSGASEVRVLDAGCGPGIWTRRIADYANHIGLAATVVGFDISTTQLEIARKETERYLASFSKGPKPTLEFQERDLSKALPWAAGSFQLVLCNYTVLNHLTKHAVPAAISELCRVSTGCVIATLRAVGSGASACIIGMEHVREYRHDPARGHLALTLDDGSQHRLPMMMYSAQALEAMFLPHAEVVDLRAMDLFVNRFAADENWTSSLLDRLPDRPSFLEKLKEMEEGLCRLPGWIDHGTHVLIVAKPRSCGSGAATDSTQAPADSSVITSFAEFLSNKS, encoded by the coding sequence ATGCTTCACATCGATGACATCAAATACACAAAACTTCGCTCGAGACGTAAGGCCCTCGGGTCTGATACGCACGAATTGGTCAATGTTCCGAAGATCAGATCTCTTAATTCGTCGCCCGAGGGTCAGACAGCCAGCGCGTACAACTACGTTGGCAATGACTACACCAGTTACGCCGATGGGAATGTTGACAAACTAAATCCCGAACCAGCCGCCGCAGCTCATCGCTTCGCCCACGCCGACACGATCGTGTGGCAGGCGGTTCGCAGCGCGCTCGATGAACTCCGCAAATCCGGAGCGTCGGAAGTACGCGTACTTGATGCCGGCTGCGGTCCTGGCATCTGGACGAGAAGAATTGCCGACTATGCGAACCATATCGGGCTTGCCGCCACAGTTGTTGGCTTCGATATTTCCACGACCCAGCTCGAAATCGCGCGCAAAGAGACCGAGCGCTACCTGGCCAGCTTCTCAAAAGGACCCAAGCCAACTCTCGAATTTCAGGAGCGCGATCTTTCCAAGGCGCTGCCCTGGGCCGCAGGATCGTTCCAGCTTGTGCTATGCAATTATACGGTTCTCAATCATCTCACAAAACATGCGGTGCCCGCAGCCATCAGCGAGCTCTGCCGCGTTTCGACCGGCTGCGTGATCGCAACTCTGCGCGCCGTTGGCAGTGGTGCCTCGGCGTGCATCATCGGCATGGAGCATGTGCGGGAGTATCGGCACGATCCGGCGCGCGGCCATCTTGCGTTGACGCTTGATGACGGCAGTCAGCACCGGCTGCCGATGATGATGTATTCCGCGCAAGCGCTCGAGGCGATGTTTCTTCCCCATGCCGAAGTTGTGGACCTTAGGGCGATGGACCTCTTCGTGAACAGGTTCGCTGCGGATGAAAACTGGACATCGTCTCTGCTCGACCGCCTGCCGGATCGGCCGAGCTTCTTAGAAAAGCTAAAGGAGATGGAGGAAGGCCTCTGCCGTCTGCCGGGCTGGATCGATCACGGTACGCACGTTCTCATCGTCGCAAAACCAAGATCATGCGGGAGCGGAGCCGCAACCGACTCGACTCAAGCACCGGCCGATTCTTCGGTGATCACATCCTTCGCCGAATTTCTCTCCAACAAATCGTGA